tgattGGAAATAAAAAAAGATTCAAGCACTGTGACACTCCAATTTCATTGATTTAGGGTCACTTAAAAGGCACTATTTTTGCGCCCACAAATCTGATAAGACTCTAAAAGAACTTGCACAGGTAAAAGCAACACTATAAAGACCTGCAGAAGCTCTTGATGAACAATGGCAAAAACTGATGATGGAGAGTGGTGTGTAGTTGACGATTATTGTTGCAGGATACACAGCTTTCAAGATTCTGCAGAGAGAGGGCAACATATCAAAACTATATACGCAATCAGGATCTGTCTCTTTGTTCATATTCCTGCCATAGCCCTATGCATTTCATATCATGGACATCATACCGGATGAGAAAACAGAGTTTTTCACTAGAATTACTTGAAGCATAATGTGACCAAAAGAAGCAATTGCATAATACATGAGGTGCTTTACAACTATTTTTATGGTTCATCGGTTCATGGTCGTAATTCATCGATGGGAAACCAGCAAACGTTTATAAGACAGAAGGGCTTGGAAGTATAGCATAATACATAGAAAAGCCGTATCTACACGAGTGGCTGCAGACAGGCTTTTGTTAGTTAATTGCATGATCCTCGGATGTATTACACTCTTCAAGGAGAGTGATGATATTATGTTCAGGTGCGCTAAGAGTCGGTGATATCAGCCGTTTTGCTGGATTCGGAGTAGGGTTTGCTCGGCCATCTTGGGACTGGAGGTGTGATCCATCCTTAACAACTGGCAAATCAGCCTTCGCATGGGCAGTAGCTGAAGTTCTTCTTTCTTTCCATATTCTTCTATCCTGAAATTGAAAATTATACATATTAGGCAATGAATGACAGAATAAATAGCAGTTCTAAAGCATTTTTCATATGTCTGATTGCACTTCCACTTCATAGCGGACACCTCATCCAATGAGGATCTTATTATTTGCCAAAGTAGTGGACACTCGGTAACTATATGTCAAAAACTTCTTATACTTGCAGAAGTTGGCATTCTAATTATGACCCCGTACCAAAGAAGTTGGATATTCCAGGAGCACCAAACATGACTTGCAACCCAGCTTAGGCACAGGCATTTCTAGGAAATTCCCAATTTCGCATATCTTGTAATAGTTCTTGTCATCTTCATCATGGTCTAATACATTTAACTTTAATGAATGTTTCCATTGGTAAACTATCCATGACATACATGAAGAAACTCAATAcacaagtattcatgatattaaatTATCACATCCATCCACCCAACAGTTACAGTAACTTCATGAACACACCCATTTCACCTGGATACCATGTATTACCACAACTCCTGTCTAATCTAGGGTTCCAGCCGGCTAGATCTTGCCCCTAAGAGCGTTGACTTGCGTGGCATTAGGATCAACTAATTGCACTTAACTATGATTTTGTCAGCCATGCATATCTGAAAATTGTGATCCTTGCTAGCAAGAGGTTTGCTTTATAAATCGAAATAGGCACTAAAGATGATTGAAAGACAAGGACACATGAGAGATCAAGAgtcatcaaatgaagaatatcagAATTCCACTTTGCTCAGTGAGGATCTGAGAATTGTCTAATTCTGGTGCAATATGTAAGTTCAGGATTTGACGTGTTCGATAGGTACTGTATTCAGTGGAATAGCAAAACTGTCAGTGTGAAGGTCATGCAGACATGACATGTGCAGTGAAGTAATACGATAATGCCAAAATAACCTGCTTTTATGAAAAGCATGTTGAAATACAATATTAATGTTAGCATATAGCATTCAACAGCTTTTGTATATGCACAAACCAAAAGGGAAAGTTATCAGTCTTAGACTCTAAGATTTCTGCAACCCCTCTTAAAAAATAAGTTTGAAGAAAATAATGACATTTAAATTATTACATGACGTAGCACAGGCTTTCCAAAACTAATAATTCTAAATAGATCTACGTGAGAAATAAGGATTCACTAGGGTAGTTGcaaaattcttctttctttttttccttaaaGAGGATCATATGTGAGATTATCTTTAAAAGAAACTACATTTAAATGTTCATGGGCAGGCAGAAAGAAAACATATGGGAAGATGGCTTAATTGGAATTTATTGAAAATTATAATCAATAAATACATAATTAAGAAGATAAAACTATGACCCTATTTAGACAAAAAAATGGGTCTAAGAAATGAGAAATCCTCAACCCTTCCACATTATCTGAAATTAAAGCCTCTATGATATGGTCAATTTGATTAACTGTGAATTAACTTTTCAAATTGATATGATCAAATTAACTTTTCTCTTTCATTTAATAGGCACCATAAACAATACCAGTAAACTTCTATTACCTATTCTTCTCATTTATCAAACATCTGTTAACAATACCTTTTCATCTTGAGGCCACAACAGGACATGCTTGCAATACACCACAGGagctaaaatttatttaaataaccaAAAGAAATATAATGAATGCTGAGGCAAATGTTTAGTTAATTTATAATGAGTAGTTCAGAGATGAGTTGACGGAAAAAGTTCAGAAGTTGAAATGGAGTATAAAGCAAAAAGTACATCAAAGCAGAACTATTTTGACAAAGGGTGTATTTATGCAAAAATAATCTTGAAGTTGTATGGATATGGAATAAATACATAGTGGcttattaaataattttcctgAATCCTTGATAGGAAAATGATGTCATAAAGGACTTGAAAAAGTAAACCACAAATATGAAAAAGCAAGCTCTACTGATACCATCATGagattttaaatttgaacaaCTTTCACACATCTATTATATGGAAGTCGGAATTAGTTCAAACTACTCATAGAATTAAGTATAACAATTTGAGTAAGACAAAATGTATATCAGGCAGTTGACCAGAATAAGGGGCATTTGTTCTCATGGTAGTGCATATCCGCTCAAACTGCAACAGATATGTTAATTCTAGATTCTCGTTCTATAATATCACATAGCTCTTGCTGATCCATAGCAGGAACTTCACATCTATCATGCCCTTAAGGTTGTTAATCTTATCATCAGGTGAAGACATGTTCGATATAATAATTATGAATCCCCATGATGATCCCAAAAGCCCATCATTACATGCAAGATCTGCAATCTTTGATCTTCTAATCATTTAGTAAACACACATAGATGTTGACATAATATATTCATAGTCTTAAACCACTGAAAATCACATCAAAACTCATACAAAAGCAACATAATGATTTTCCTGATGAAATATTTAGGATGaaactaaaataatatatttctgcatATCCCAAGCATAATTATTGGCCACTGACGGTATGTCATGCTGGGAATATGTATCCTACAGGATGGAATGTATAATTGGAAAACCTTGTCCATTATCTAATAACAGAAAACAAGATGTAATGTCCAGGAGTCAATCCGATAACATGTTGGGCCAACAAGATTCAAAAGGAATATAAAGGTCATTGACAAAAATGAGCTGGAAACACGAAGAAGCATGTAGTAAATATTTTTGGACTTAATTGTCACTAAAAATGTCTATGAAGTATGGCATAGTCAATCTTTGTTTCTCTTGGATAaaccatcatcaaccatccagacaAAGAAAATATGCTGCAGTAGGAATGGTTATGAAGAAGGATAAGAATGAAACGGCAATAAAAGTACTCAACTACTACAAAGACAGGTTTTTGATGGAGTAGAATACATCATTAAAGGGATCCAAACCTACATTTAGTATAGAAGGTTCTGGTAGCGGGCAAGTTACTGGCTGATCACAGACAAGGGGCTCAGATGGGTGCTCAACTGGCTTGAACTCAACTGTCGCTTCAAATCCATGGCTGACAGCAGCCGGAACAGAGCTTCCTTCCTCCATGTTTGGCGACAGTGTGTTCCTCGCATCCTAGGACACAAAAATTCAATTAAAGTCGGAAGAGAATGTAATAAGATTTCCCTGGTAACCTAGCATACGCAAGAGATCAGGCAACATAGCAATTCCTCAAATAACcaccatttttctttaaatcaacgcAGGCATAGTCCAACATTGACATACGGAAATCAAGTTCCATCTTTTCTTAAAGAAATAACAAACTAGAACTTACGAGCACATGATTAACAAACATTGATGTTTATCGTTAGCATTTTTTCTTGAAAGAGATCAATCGAACAATCGGATTCAAGCAAACCATGActctcataatattttgatttagGGGGAACTGGAATTTCTCGACTAAAAAGAAATCAGAAGAAGCAACAGAACAAAGAGCCGATTAGCAGTCGAACGACCAAAAATCCAGCACAAATCAATCTATTTCTCTTGAAAACCCAGCAAAAGATTCATCTTTGAGATGATTGGCAGGCTCACCATCGCGCTTTGCGACCGGCGGTGCCCCCAGCCACCGGAAATCCGAGAGAAAATCCCCACCATCCTCTTCCGCCTCTTGCTCCTCCTCGAAAGCACCTGGAAAGCTAGAAAGAGCCGACTACTGTGTGATCGAAGGGCTCGAGGTAGAAGTAAAGGTGAGGGTGATACAAGGAGACGTGGGACGCGCTAGGCGGTGACACGACTCGTGATCAATCGCCGGTCCAAGTCGTCGGGAGGGATCGGGTCACCACTCCTGAACAGGGGAGGTCAGTAGGGGTGAGCTTACCCTCCTAGTCATGAGTCTTCTTTAACCCTTGGCCTAGAAGCAAAAGAGTATGTAGTGGTGAGGAGTGGGGAAAAAGGTCAAGCTAGTTGGTGGTTTACTTTATTCCATGCCCCCATACTAATCATGTACACTTACAATATATTCAATTATgtaaataaatatacataatactagaaaaaatatttgaaaaatatatatataaagaataaaaggagtaattaattttatggtgttTGTTAGTGAAAGTGATTAGAATGGTATTATAGGTCACTCATCTTGATTACTACAATCAAACATGCTAACATAATCTTCTAGGAAAGTGAATCATCTAATGACCCTATACTTTTATCTATGAATTAAAGAATTAAGCTTTTAGAGTCCTTTGAATTTACAATTAAAAGAACATTGTGTATAGGGCTGAGGGATGGTTAGTGTTTAATTCAATTTGCATGATGacacaagaaaaagaacacaTCATTCGAGTGTGTTcttgattcatcatcaaaataatctctTTATTTATGTGGAATGCATACTACACCAATCACAGGGGGAACACACATCATTGTGTAGCGAGAGCAACGTTATTATCTTTTGGCATGGGTTTGACTTAATTTGATGTTGACATATTGTATGGGATTAATTAGGTATCAACCATGATTATTAGGATGAGCTACGATGATCGGGAAAAATTATGATCAAGCAAACAAAAAACCTATTGCAATCATAACAATGATTGCAACACCCATTGCTTCGAGCAATAACGATTTGGGTGAATAAGGTGGGATGGGAGGACTCGTTCATGCATCTGTCGGTAGGTGTGACGTGAAGTTTCCTCATGGAAAGGAAACTAATCACGTCCTTTTCTTGGAGGACATCGACGTCGGCAATGACTCgattattgttttcatgcttataTGATTGCTTCTTCGGTGTTGTAATTTCATCCTCAAATCACCAAAATGATCTAAATATTAACATGTCGTCTTATTTTAAGGATGATCGgcaaaaataaatgtttatatacaATAATAATGATTTATTGATCATTTATATAAGTAAGTAATATTAGTGATTCTCACACCAATCGAGATAAAAATAGAGACATACATAAATTACATACTTCCACATCTTTTACTTCCATGAAAATAATAAGATGAAATGAAAAGAATACATTTAAAGGTATTTTGCTTACCCTCAAGAATTCCTCTTTCTTGGAGAAATCAGCAAGATAATTAAGAATGTACATGCTTTTGTAAAATCTTTTGTTGAGTTTAAAGTCAATCGtatatacacaaaaaaaaaaaggattatgattgtttaGTGATTGACAAACTTTGTTACAACTAGAGAGGGGGGAGAGTTTTGGATCCACCATCACTGCCCTCAAGCCATTGTCTTTCTCTTCCTCCCTATCATTATCTTCTCTCCTCTTTGACCCCTTCAAGCCATTGTCTCTCTCTTCCTCCTTATAATTATCTTCTCTTCCACACCTGTCACTGCTTATTATATtgctatcctctctctctctctctctctctctccagttgaTGCAACTATCATTTACTTTCTGTGTTGCAGTCACCATCCAACCCATCACTCCCATCTTCCCCACCACCTCCTTGCCCCAGTCATCAACTCAATGGCTTCATAATCTTTCCCATCATCTTGTTTAGTCctcgcttcttcttctctcttaacACGCCATTAGAAACTGTAAGAGAGAACAGTTGCATCTAACACTTTCATTACATGATGGCCCTTTAACCCACCATCATTGTAGGATACATAAACCTTTTTTCTAATATCTATAGATTGTCAAAGGCATACCTTTTAGCGATTAAGATTATTTTAGTTAACATATCTAGTGTTTTTAgtattctttatatttttaaaaattaaaaatatatatcgaTTCAGCAAATGATCGAATGACCTAAGACTTACCGAGTCAATTCCTAATTCCGATCTAATAATGCTTGTCTTCTATAACAATTTCCTCGTCACCAAATTTTCAAGAATAATTGAAAGGCATTGAAAGATTATTCCTTTTGACTCCATAACTTGATAACGACGTACCAAAAAAAGGAAATTGCGTGTACTATACACTAATCCTCGATGCAACACTTTCTCTCTCTCGTAAGAATCATCAGCAAGTCCATTCAAAATTGGAAAAGTGATGTGTATGGAATTCAAAGTAAAATGTGAGGTCTAGCATAATGTCTCACAATAGATTAGTATTTGCTAGAATAtatcattttatttaattaaataagatatattatagatttgattgcATATTGATTATGATTATCAATTGATAAAAAGAAAGTTTATTTATAACATGACTTCTAAAGTAATAACTTtgataaaagagaattttcaaattatTTATCATAGATTTTATGTTCTCATTTATATATAGATAATATCTCATAGGGATTAGTAATAAAATATAGAAGagatattataaatctattctcATCTCTTAGTCAATGTTGCAACGTTTATAGCTATCTTATGAAAGATATAAAGAGAGGAGAATGAAAGTCTAGTTTATACTGCATATCTATATTATTGTTGCTTGCTAATTGAATTACATAATATGCTGTTCTTGAATTAGATAAGATTTTTTGAATGACATCAAAAGATATACAATcatatattgttatttgattttagttcTTGGCATTAAAATTTTTGTGCataacattaatataattatagtttttatgcttacaagtggtattaaaacttatcattttgaaatcaaataccttacattataataatatatcatatcTATTTTATATCTAGATTTATTTGTTGGCACCATTCACTTGCGAAAATgtattatttgatcttgataataTAATGAACAATTCATCTATGTTATCAATTGACTGTCCTATCTCATCTATCTTGTCGCCTACTTGCGGACGATACATGATTCCTCATCTTATGCAAGTAGAATCGGGGACGACATGCTACCTATGTTTAATTGATGAGCTACCGTCAATAGCTTGCTATCAATAACATCATTATTAAGGGCAACAATCGTCAT
Above is a genomic segment from Musa acuminata AAA Group cultivar baxijiao chromosome BXJ3-4, Cavendish_Baxijiao_AAA, whole genome shotgun sequence containing:
- the LOC135635758 gene encoding uncharacterized protein LOC135635758; amino-acid sequence: MVGIFSRISGGWGHRRSQSAMDARNTLSPNMEEGSSVPAAVSHGFEATVEFKPVEHPSEPLVCDQPVTCPLPEPSILNDRRIWKERRTSATAHAKADLPVVKDGSHLQSQDGRANPTPNPAKRLISPTLSAPEHNIITLLEECNTSEDHAIN